One stretch of Macaca nemestrina isolate mMacNem1 chromosome 17, mMacNem.hap1, whole genome shotgun sequence DNA includes these proteins:
- the LOC105469248 gene encoding ubiquitin carboxyl-terminal hydrolase 36 isoform X3, which produces MERLSLRWERVFRVGAGLHNLGNTCFLNATIQCLTYTPPLANYLLSKEHARSCHQGSFCMLCVMQNHIVQAFANSGNAIKPVSFIRDLKKIARHFRFGNQEDAHEFLRYTIDAMQKACLNGCAKLDRQTQATTLVHQIFGGYLRSRVKCSMCKSVSDTYDPYLDVALEIRQAANIVRALELFVKADVLSGENAYMCAKCKKKVPASKRFTIHRTSNVLTLSLKRFANFSGGKITKDVGYPEFLNIRPYMSQNNGDPVMYGLYAVLVHSGYSCHAGHYYCYVKASNGQWYQMNDSLVHSSNVKVVLNQQAYVLFYLRIPGSKKSPEGLISRTGSSSLPSRPSVVPDHSKKNVSNGIVSSPLTGKRQDSGTMKKLHSTEEVGVPISRNGSTLGLKSQNGYVPPKLPSGSPSPKLPQTPTHIPTILDDPGKKVKKPAPPQHFSPRTAQGLPGTSSSSSSRSGSQRQGSWDSRDAVLSTSPKLLATATANGHGLKRNDESTGLDRRGSSSSSPEHSASSDSTKAPQTARSGAAHLCDSQETNCSTAGHSKTPPSGADSKTVKLKSPVLSNATAEPASTMSPPPAKKLALSAKKASTLWRATGNDLRPPPPSPSSDLTHPMKTSHPVVASTWPVRRARAVSPAPQSSSRLQPPFSPHPTLLSSTPKPPGMSEAQSCSSFSTALPQVNEDLVSLPHQLPEASEPPRSPSEKKKKTFLGELQRLGSETCLPQHIREATAAPHGKRKRKKKKHPEDTAATALQEGQTQRQPGSPTHKREGQAQLPAVRRQEDGTQPQVNGQPVGCVTDGHHASSRKRRRKGAEGLGEEGGLHQDPPWHSSCSPMGDGDPETMEESPRKKKKKKRKQEPQRVVEEDGHLEVLRNAKPRDAAVPESSSHTPSVNGWCPGDHMGLGQAPPVSWNGERESDVVQELLKYSSDKAYGRKVLTWDGKMSAVSQDSIEDSRLAQTETVVDDWDEEFDRGKEKKIKKFKREKRRNFNAFQKLQTRRNFWSVTHPAKAASLSYRR; this is translated from the exons GCCACCAGGGAAGCTTCTGCATGCTGTGCGTCATGCAGAACCACATCGTCCAGGCCTTCGCCAACAGCGGCAATGCCATCAAGCCTGTCTCCTTCATCCGAGACCTGAAAA aGATCGCCCGGCACTTCCGCTTTGGGAACCAGGAGGACGCGCATGAGTTCCTGCGGTACACCATCGATGCCATGCAGAAGGCCTGCCTGAATGGCTGCGCCAA GTTGGATCGTCAAACGCAGGCTACTACCTTGGTCCATCAAATTTTTGGAGGGTATCTCAGATCACGTG TGAAGTGCTCCATGTGCAAGAGCGTCTCGGACACCTACGACCCCTACTTGGACGTCGCGCTGGAGATCCGG CAAGCGGCGAACATTGTGCGTGCTCTGGAACTTTTTGTGAAAGCAGATGTCCTGAGTGGAGAGAATGCCTACATGTGTGCTAA ATGCAAGAAGAAGGTTCCAGCCAGCAAGCGCTTCACCATCCACAGAACATCCAATGTCTTAACCCTTTCCCTCAAGCGCTTTGCCAACTTCAGTGGGGGGAAGATCACCAAG GATGTAGGCTATCCGGAATTCCTCAACATACGTCCGTATATGTCCCAGAATAATGGTGATCCTGTCATGTATGGACTCTACGCTGTCCTGGTGCACTCGGGCTACAGCTGCCATGCCGGGCACTATTACTGCTATGTGAAG GCAAGCAATGGACAGTGGTACCAGATGAATGATTCCTTGGTCCATTCCAGCAACGTCAAGGTGGTTCTGAACCAGCAGGCCTACGTGCTGTTCTATCTGCG AATTCCAGGCTCTAAGAAAAGTCCCGAGGGCCTCATCTCCAGGACAggctcctcctctcttcccagccGCCCAAGTGTGGTTCCAGATCACTCCAAGAAAAACGTCAGCAATGGGATTGTTTCCTCCCCGCTGACTGGAAAG CGACAGGATTCGGGGACAATGAAGAAGCTGCACAGCACTGAAGAGGTTGGCGTGCCCATTTCCAGGAATGGCTCCACCCTGGGCCTGAAATCCCAGAACGGCTATGTTCCTCCAAAGCTGCCCTCAGGATCCCCGTCCCCCAAACTCCCCCAGACACCCACACACATCCCGACTATCCTGGATGACCCTGGAAAGAAGGTGAAGAAGCCAGCTCCTCCACAGCACTTCTCCCCCAGAACTGCTCAGGGGCTGCCTGGGACCAGCAGCTCGAGTAGCAGCAGATCTGGGAGCCAAAGGCAGGGCTCCTGGGACAGCAGGGATGCTGTCCTCTCTACCTCACCTAAGCTCCTGGCTACAGCCACTGCCAACGGGCATGGGTTGAAGAGGAATGACGAGAGCACTGGCCTCGACAGGAGGGGCTCCAGCAGCTCCAGCCCAGAGCACTCGGCCAGCAGCGACTCCACCAAGGCCCCCCAGACCGCCAGGAGTGGAGCGGCCCATCTCTGCGATTCTCAGGAAACAAACTGTTCCACCGCTGGCCACTCCAAAACGCCGCCAAGTGGAGCAGATTCTAAGACGGTGAAGCTGAAGTCCCCTGTCCTGAGCAATGCCACCGCTGAGCCTGCAAGCACCATGTCTCCTCCACCAGCCAAAAAACTGGCCCTTTCTGCCAAGAAG GCCAGCACCCTGTGGAGGGCGACCGGCAATGACCTCCGTCCACCTCCCCCCTCACCATCCTCCGACCTCACCCACCCCATGAAAACCTCTCACCCCGTCGTTGCCTCCACTTGGCCCGTCCGTAGAGCCAG GGCTGTGTCACCTGCTCCCCAATCATCCAGCCGCCTGCAGCCCCCCTTCAGCCCCCACCCCACATTGCTGTCCAGTACCCCCAAGCCCCCAGGGATGTCAGAAGCACAGAGCTGCTCCTCCTTCTCGACGGCCCTGCCTCAGGTCAACGAGGACCTTGTGTCCCTTCCACACCAGCTGCCAGAGGCCAGCGAGCCCCCCCGGAGCCCctctgagaagaagaaaaagacctTCCTGGGAGAGCTCCAGAGGCTAGGCTCAGAGACGTGCCTCCCACAGCACATCAGGGAGGCCACTGCAGCTCCCCacgggaagaggaagaggaagaagaaaaagcaccCAGAGGACACAGCTGCCACCGCCCTGCAGGAGGGGCAGACACAGAGACAGCCTGGGAGCCCCACGCACAAGAGGGAGGGCCAGGCCCAGCTGCCCGCTGTCAGACGGCAGGAAGACGGCACACAGCCACAGGTGAACGGGCAGCCGGTGGGATGTGTTACGGACGGCCACCACGCGAGCAGCAGGAAGcggaggaggaagggagcagAGGGTCTTGGTGAAGAAGGTGGCCTGCACCAGGACCCACCTTGGCACAG CAGCTGCTCTCCCATGGGTGATGGTGATCCAGAGACCATGGAAGAGTctccaaggaaaaagaaaaagaaaaaaagaaagcaggagccACAGCGGGTGGTAGAAGAGGATGGGCATCTCGAAGTCCTGAGGAACGCCAAGCCCCGAGATGCTGCTGTCCCCGAGTCCAGCAGCCACACGCCATCTGTGAATGGCTGGTGTCCTGGAGACCACATGG GGCTGGGCCAGGCCCCTCCTGTGTCTTGGAATGGAGAGCGAGAGTCTGATGTGGTCCAGGAACTGCTCAAATACTCATCTGATAAAGCTTATGGGAGAAAAG TTCTGACCTGGGATGGCAAGATGTCGGCGGTCAGTCAGGATTCTATTGAAGACAGCAGACTGGCCCAGACTGAGACCGTGGTTGATGACTGGGATGAAGAGTTTGACCGAGGGAAG gaaaagaaaattaaaaaatttaagagagagaagaggagaaactTCAACGCCTTTCAGAAACTTCAGACTCGACGGAACTTCTGGTCTGTGACTCACCCAGCGAAGGCTGCCAGCCTCAGCTATCGCCGTTGA